From the genome of Streptomyces sp. NBC_01260, one region includes:
- the galE gene encoding UDP-glucose 4-epimerase GalE produces MTWLITGGAGYIGAHVVRAMRGAGERVVVLDDLSTGDPDRLPAEVPLVQGSTADRATLDRVLAEHTVSGVIHLAAKKQVGESVEKPLLYYRENIGGLTVLLEAVAAAGVRSFLFSSSAAVYGVPEAELITEEAPCVPINPYGETKLAGEWLVRAAGQAHGLSTGCLRYFNVAGAAEPELSDTGVFNVIPMFFDRLTRGEAPRIFGDDYSTPDGSCIRDYIHVADLADAHLAVAGRLAAQDGPGDLTVNIGRGEGVSVRELAALVAEVTGLDRKPEFEPRRAGDASKAVASCERISGELGWAARRGVREMVASAWQGWLLHHPVTSAP; encoded by the coding sequence ATGACATGGCTGATCACAGGCGGAGCGGGATATATCGGGGCACATGTGGTGCGGGCCATGAGGGGGGCCGGGGAGCGGGTGGTCGTTCTCGACGATCTCTCGACGGGCGACCCGGACCGGCTGCCGGCCGAGGTCCCGCTGGTCCAGGGCTCGACGGCCGACCGCGCGACTCTGGACCGGGTGCTCGCGGAGCACACGGTGAGCGGTGTGATCCATCTCGCGGCGAAGAAGCAGGTCGGCGAATCCGTCGAGAAGCCGCTCCTGTACTACCGGGAGAACATCGGCGGGCTGACCGTCCTGCTGGAGGCCGTCGCGGCCGCCGGCGTGCGGAGCTTCCTGTTCTCCTCCTCGGCAGCGGTGTACGGCGTACCGGAGGCGGAGCTGATCACCGAGGAGGCTCCGTGCGTCCCGATCAATCCGTACGGGGAGACCAAGCTCGCCGGGGAGTGGCTGGTGCGGGCGGCCGGGCAGGCGCACGGGCTGTCCACCGGCTGCCTGCGCTACTTCAACGTGGCGGGCGCGGCCGAGCCGGAGCTGTCGGACACCGGCGTCTTCAACGTGATTCCGATGTTCTTCGACCGGCTGACCCGCGGTGAGGCCCCGCGGATCTTCGGCGACGACTACTCCACCCCCGACGGCTCCTGCATCCGTGACTACATCCATGTGGCCGACCTGGCCGACGCGCACCTGGCTGTCGCCGGGCGGCTGGCCGCACAGGACGGACCCGGGGACCTGACCGTCAACATCGGCCGCGGCGAGGGCGTCTCGGTGCGCGAGCTGGCCGCTCTGGTGGCGGAGGTCACCGGCCTCGACCGCAAGCCCGAGTTCGAACCGCGGCGGGCCGGGGACGCGTCGAAGGCGGTCGCGTCCTGCGAGCGGATCTCCGGGGAGCTGGGCTGGGCGGCCCGGCGCGGGGTGCGCGAGATGGTCGCGTCGGCCTGGCAGGGTTGGCTGCTGCACCACCCCGTGACGTCCGCCCCTTGA
- a CDS encoding ATP-binding protein, with protein sequence MESRGSVPARPVPYEGVWRFTAPATDVSVPQARHAVRDLLDRQGVPLDDDIAQGLLLIVSELVTNAVKHAALLSPELAVEVAVGAEWVRVSVEDNHPYRPTALETDYAQTGGRGLLLVREITREAGGACDVEHTAGGGKVIWAALPLSPRP encoded by the coding sequence ATGGAGAGCCGCGGGAGTGTCCCCGCCAGGCCCGTGCCGTACGAAGGGGTCTGGCGGTTCACCGCCCCGGCCACGGACGTCTCCGTACCCCAGGCCCGGCACGCCGTACGCGATCTGCTGGACCGCCAGGGCGTACCGCTGGACGATGACATCGCCCAGGGGCTGCTGCTCATCGTCTCCGAACTAGTCACCAACGCGGTGAAGCACGCGGCGCTGCTCTCGCCGGAACTCGCCGTGGAGGTGGCCGTGGGTGCCGAATGGGTCAGGGTGTCCGTCGAGGACAACCATCCGTACCGCCCGACAGCGCTGGAGACCGACTACGCGCAGACGGGCGGGCGCGGACTGCTGCTGGTCCGGGAGATCACCCGGGAGGCGGGCGGGGCCTGTGACGTGGAGCATACCGCGGGCGGCGGAAAGGTCATCTGGGCGGCGCTGCCGCTCAGTCCGCGCCCCTGA
- the idi gene encoding isopentenyl-diphosphate Delta-isomerase produces MPTTPATAANTSSNGSAEAIMLELVDENGTTIGTAEKLAAHQAPGQLHRAFSVFLFDEQGRLLLQRRALGKYHSPGVWSNTCCGHPYPGEAPFAAAARRTFEELGISPSLLAEAGTVRYNHPDPASGLVEQEFNHLFVGMAQEQLRPDPEEVGETAFVSAEELAERHDRAPFSAWFMTVLDAARPAIRELTGPAAGW; encoded by the coding sequence ATGCCGACCACACCAGCCACCGCGGCGAACACCTCGTCGAACGGCTCAGCAGAAGCGATCATGCTCGAACTGGTCGACGAGAACGGCACCACCATCGGCACGGCGGAGAAGCTCGCCGCCCACCAGGCACCCGGCCAACTGCACCGCGCGTTCTCGGTGTTCCTCTTCGATGAGCAGGGCCGGCTGCTGCTGCAGCGGCGCGCCCTGGGCAAGTACCACTCCCCCGGTGTCTGGTCCAACACCTGTTGCGGTCACCCGTATCCGGGCGAGGCGCCCTTCGCCGCCGCCGCCCGGCGGACATTCGAGGAACTGGGCATCTCCCCCTCGCTGCTGGCCGAGGCGGGCACCGTCCGCTACAACCACCCGGACCCCGCCTCGGGTCTGGTGGAGCAGGAGTTCAACCACCTCTTCGTGGGCATGGCGCAGGAGCAGCTGCGGCCGGATCCGGAGGAGGTGGGAGAGACGGCCTTCGTGTCGGCCGAGGAGCTGGCCGAACGGCATGACCGGGCGCCGTTCTCCGCCTGGTTCATGACGGTGCTCGATGCCGCCAGGCCCGCGATCCGGGAGCTGACCGGTCCGGCTGCCGGCTGGTAG
- a CDS encoding DJ-1/PfpI family protein produces MQIAIVLFDRFTALDAVGPYEILSRAPGAETVFVAERTGPVRNDSGSLSLVADRTLDEVPAPDLVIVPGGPGQQAQMENETLLDWLRTADATSTWTTSVCTGSLLLAAAGLLKGRRGTSHWLALGTLKDYGVEPTGERVVIDGKYVTAAGVSSGIDMGLTLLGRIAGDRHAQSVQLLTEYDPQPPYDAGSPEKAPAEMVEEWRAKSRFILR; encoded by the coding sequence ATGCAGATCGCCATTGTCCTCTTCGACCGCTTCACCGCGCTCGACGCCGTCGGACCGTACGAGATCCTGTCCCGTGCCCCCGGTGCCGAGACCGTCTTCGTCGCCGAGCGGACCGGCCCCGTGCGCAATGACTCCGGCAGCCTGTCCCTGGTCGCCGACCGGACGCTCGACGAGGTCCCGGCGCCCGATCTGGTGATCGTTCCCGGCGGCCCGGGGCAGCAGGCCCAGATGGAGAACGAGACCCTGCTCGACTGGCTGCGCACCGCCGATGCCACCAGTACCTGGACGACCTCCGTCTGCACCGGCTCGCTGCTGCTCGCGGCCGCCGGGCTCCTGAAGGGGCGGCGGGGGACCTCGCACTGGCTCGCCCTCGGCACACTGAAGGACTACGGCGTCGAGCCGACCGGCGAACGCGTCGTCATCGACGGCAAGTACGTCACGGCCGCGGGCGTCTCGTCCGGCATCGACATGGGCCTCACCCTGCTCGGCCGGATCGCGGGCGACCGGCATGCCCAGTCCGTGCAGTTGCTGACCGAGTACGACCCGCAGCCGCCGTACGACGCGGGGTCCCCCGAGAAGGCGCCGGCCGAGATGGTCGAGGAGTGGCGCGCCAAGAGCCGCTTCATCCTCCGGTAG
- a CDS encoding HdeD family acid-resistance protein has protein sequence MADPVKEGRKLSRGFSGLALLGALLVVAGLVGLVYTGVATLTSMILFGWLLLIGGLVGLLHAIQSRGTSYFWLGVVVAALNIAAGVVVIRHPHGTAEALTMFAALLFLTGGVFRLVGSVVVRGPQFGWTLLQGAFGLLLGLLVLFDWPHSSLYVLGCFFSLALLFDGLGLIAIGVGGRRIVSMVSDQMAPAGGAARGEQVQPPGDEQKRSDN, from the coding sequence GTGGCCGACCCCGTAAAAGAAGGCAGGAAGCTCAGCCGCGGTTTCAGCGGCTTGGCCCTGCTCGGCGCTCTCCTCGTCGTCGCCGGTCTGGTCGGTCTCGTCTACACCGGCGTCGCGACGCTCACCTCGATGATCCTCTTCGGCTGGCTGCTGCTGATCGGCGGCCTGGTAGGGCTGCTCCACGCGATCCAGTCGCGCGGGACCAGCTACTTCTGGCTGGGCGTGGTGGTCGCCGCGCTGAACATCGCCGCCGGAGTCGTGGTCATCCGCCACCCGCACGGCACCGCCGAGGCGCTGACCATGTTCGCCGCGCTGCTCTTCCTGACCGGTGGGGTGTTCCGCCTCGTCGGCAGTGTCGTGGTGCGCGGCCCGCAGTTCGGCTGGACGCTCCTGCAGGGCGCCTTCGGACTGCTGCTGGGTCTGCTGGTCCTCTTCGACTGGCCGCACAGCAGCCTCTATGTGCTCGGCTGCTTCTTCTCGCTCGCCCTGCTCTTCGACGGACTCGGGCTCATCGCGATCGGTGTGGGTGGCCGCCGGATCGTCTCGATGGTCTCGGACCAGATGGCGCCTGCGGGAGGGGCGGCCCGGGGCGAGCAGGTCCAGCCGCCAGGAGACGAGCAAAAGCGGTCCGATAACTGA
- a CDS encoding GNAT family N-acetyltransferase: MHAVNAAAFPTDAEAHLVDALRGDPQAWLPGLSCLAEAPDGSVAAYALLTRCLVGGVPALALAPVATAPEHQRRGAGQAVVRAVLDAARLRAEPLVLVLGHPGYYPRFGFVPASRYGIRPGFEVPDEAMMALVLDDSGPVPQGTIQYPAAFGI, from the coding sequence GTGCACGCGGTCAACGCCGCGGCGTTCCCGACGGACGCGGAGGCCCATCTGGTCGACGCACTGCGCGGCGATCCCCAGGCCTGGCTGCCCGGGCTCTCCTGCCTGGCCGAGGCGCCCGACGGTTCCGTGGCCGCGTACGCCCTGCTGACCCGCTGCCTGGTCGGGGGCGTACCGGCACTGGCGCTCGCCCCGGTGGCCACCGCGCCGGAACATCAACGCCGGGGCGCGGGGCAGGCCGTGGTGCGGGCCGTGCTCGACGCGGCCCGCCTGCGCGCGGAGCCGCTGGTCCTGGTGCTCGGCCATCCCGGGTACTACCCGAGGTTCGGCTTCGTGCCCGCGTCGCGGTACGGAATCCGGCCGGGCTTCGAGGTGCCGGACGAGGCGATGATGGCGCTGGTCCTCGATGATTCCGGGCCGGTTCCCCAGGGCACGATTCAGTACCCGGCGGCGTTCGGGATCTGA
- a CDS encoding enoyl-CoA hydratase/isomerase family protein has protein sequence MDRKEPRLELTVADGVATLVISNPAKRNAMTTAMWQSLPVLLEELAADSSVRALVLTGAGDTFCAGADISSLRDPSGAPQGLAVAAEEALAAFPRPSIAAVRGYCVGGGSQLAAACDLRFAEEGASFGVTPAKLGIVYAASSTRRLVALTGPATAKHLLFSGELIGTDRALRTGLVDEVLPVGELDKRVEAYVRVLVSRSRLTQSAAKEFAAGREDRDAHWADQARRSGDTAEGVAAFLERRAPRFTWPSRA, from the coding sequence ATGGACCGTAAGGAACCCCGGCTGGAGCTCACCGTCGCGGACGGCGTCGCCACCCTCGTCATCAGCAACCCCGCCAAGCGCAATGCGATGACGACCGCGATGTGGCAGTCGCTGCCCGTGCTGCTGGAGGAGCTGGCCGCCGACTCCTCGGTGCGCGCGCTGGTACTGACGGGCGCCGGGGACACCTTCTGCGCCGGGGCGGACATCTCCTCCCTCCGCGACCCCTCGGGCGCGCCGCAGGGGCTCGCGGTGGCGGCCGAGGAGGCGCTCGCCGCCTTCCCCCGGCCGTCCATCGCCGCGGTGCGCGGCTACTGCGTGGGCGGGGGGAGCCAGCTGGCGGCCGCCTGCGACCTGCGGTTCGCCGAGGAGGGGGCGTCGTTCGGCGTCACCCCCGCGAAGCTCGGGATCGTCTACGCCGCGTCGTCGACCCGCCGGCTGGTCGCGCTGACGGGCCCGGCGACGGCGAAGCACCTGCTGTTCTCCGGCGAGCTGATCGGTACGGACCGGGCGCTGCGGACCGGTCTGGTCGACGAGGTGCTGCCCGTCGGCGAGCTGGACAAGCGGGTCGAGGCGTACGTCCGGGTCCTGGTGTCCCGTTCCCGGCTGACCCAGTCGGCCGCGAAGGAGTTCGCCGCGGGGCGCGAGGACCGGGACGCCCACTGGGCGGACCAGGCGCGCCGCAGCGGCGACACCGCGGAGGGGGTCGCCGCGTTCCTGGAACGGCGCGCGCCGCGCTTCACCTGGCCGTCCCGGGCCTGA
- a CDS encoding cation diffusion facilitator family transporter, with translation MGAGHDHGHAHGGPAPTGTAAAAYKGRLRIALGITLTVTVMEIVGGLLSGSLALIADAAHMATDALGLGMALLAIHFANKPAGPNRTFGYARAEILAALANCLLLLGVGGYLLFEAVERFVSPAETRGGLTIAFALVGLVANMVSLSLLVRGQKDSLNVRGAYLEVLADTLGSVTVLISAGIILATGWQAADPIASLLIGLMIVPRTVKLLRETLNVLLESAPKGVDMGEVRDHITALPGVLDVHDLHAWTITSGMPVLSAHVVVHQELLDSIGHEKLLHELQGCLGDHFDVEHCTFQLEPSGHAEHEAKLCH, from the coding sequence ATGGGGGCTGGGCACGATCACGGACATGCGCACGGCGGCCCCGCACCCACCGGCACAGCGGCCGCCGCGTACAAGGGGCGGCTGCGCATCGCGCTGGGCATCACGCTCACCGTGACGGTCATGGAGATCGTCGGCGGGCTGCTGTCCGGCTCCCTGGCGCTGATCGCCGACGCGGCCCATATGGCGACCGACGCGCTGGGCCTCGGCATGGCCCTGCTGGCGATCCACTTCGCCAACAAACCGGCCGGACCGAACCGCACCTTCGGCTACGCCCGCGCCGAGATCCTCGCCGCGCTGGCCAACTGCCTGCTGCTGCTCGGGGTCGGCGGCTACCTCCTCTTCGAGGCGGTGGAGCGCTTCGTCAGCCCGGCCGAAACCAGGGGCGGGCTGACGATCGCCTTCGCCCTCGTCGGCCTGGTGGCGAACATGGTGTCGCTGTCGCTGCTGGTGCGCGGGCAGAAGGACAGCCTCAATGTGCGGGGCGCCTACCTGGAGGTGCTCGCGGACACCCTCGGTTCGGTGACCGTGCTGATCTCGGCGGGCATCATCCTGGCCACCGGCTGGCAGGCCGCGGACCCGATCGCCTCGCTCCTCATCGGCCTCATGATCGTTCCGCGTACGGTGAAACTGCTCAGGGAGACGCTGAACGTGCTGCTGGAGTCGGCGCCCAAGGGCGTCGACATGGGCGAGGTGCGTGACCACATCACGGCCCTGCCCGGGGTGCTGGACGTCCATGACCTCCATGCCTGGACGATCACCTCCGGCATGCCGGTGCTCTCCGCCCATGTGGTGGTGCACCAGGAACTGCTCGACTCGATCGGGCACGAGAAGCTCCTGCACGAACTGCAGGGCTGTCTCGGCGACCACTTCGACGTCGAGCACTGCACCTTCCAGCTGGAGCCGAGCGGGCACGCCGAGCACGAGGCGAAGCTCTGCCACTGA